In the genome of Candidatus Eisenbacteria bacterium, one region contains:
- a CDS encoding cytochrome c oxidase subunit II: MLDHLIASAASFSGDVDGLFVLITVLVGVWFIAAEAMFFWLIFRFRAKDGEKAQYVTGKEKHLKKWINIPHALVLVCDVVIIVAAIRVWVTIKQTLPPADRTVRVVAQQWAWTFADPGPDQKLDTPDDIRTTDELHVEVGKTYHFLLESKDVVHSFFVPAFRLKQDADPGRIYTGWFKPTKTGSYDILCAEICGIGHGVMGALLVVDTPEAFQAWEQAHAAETPAEAASATESTPAPAAGQ; the protein is encoded by the coding sequence ATGCTTGACCACCTCATCGCCAGCGCCGCGAGTTTCTCGGGGGACGTGGACGGGTTGTTCGTCCTGATCACCGTGCTCGTGGGCGTCTGGTTCATCGCCGCCGAGGCGATGTTCTTCTGGCTGATCTTCCGCTTCCGCGCGAAGGACGGCGAGAAGGCCCAGTACGTCACGGGCAAGGAGAAGCACCTCAAGAAGTGGATCAACATTCCGCACGCGCTCGTGCTGGTCTGCGACGTCGTCATCATCGTCGCCGCGATCCGGGTGTGGGTGACGATCAAGCAGACGCTTCCGCCGGCGGACCGCACCGTTCGGGTCGTCGCCCAGCAGTGGGCGTGGACGTTCGCCGATCCGGGTCCCGACCAGAAGCTCGACACGCCCGACGACATCCGCACGACGGACGAGCTGCACGTCGAGGTCGGCAAGACGTACCACTTCCTGCTCGAGTCGAAGGACGTCGTGCACAGCTTCTTCGTGCCGGCCTTCCGCCTCAAGCAGGACGCCGATCCCGGCCGCATCTACACGGGCTGGTTCAAGCCGACGAAGACCGGCTCGTACGACATCCTGTGCGCGGAGATCTGCGGCATCGGTCACGGCGTGATGGGAGCGCTCCTCGTCGTGGACACGCCCGAAGCCTTCCAGGCCTGGGAGCAGGCGCACGCCGCGGAGACGCCCGCGGAAGCCGCGTCCGCCACCGAATCCACCCCGGCCCCGGCCGCCGGTCAATGA